The nucleotide window ACGCACTATCCATCCAAACTCAACCCAAGTCTATTTAATAAAAGATAATCAATTAAAAATTGTCATGtggcaaaaaaaaagaagaagataaatgGTATTATTTTCTCTTATATTCTACAAGAAAAATATTTAGgtaccaaaatgaaaaaaatggcaTAGCTTAGGTATCGTTTTGTAGGTTAagctttttttttatatatataaatagactTAATGGTTTAACTAATGGAGGTACCAACTTGAAAAAAAAAGTAGTTTTGATATTATTTGTAACAAAAAAATTTGAAGTACCAAGGTAAAAAAAATGGTATAGTTTAAGTACCAATTTACAAGTTAAGCCTTTTCTTTTCGTATAATGAAAGTATCTTAATGTTCGTTTTACAATATGTGAAGATTAATCTTTTTTATACTTGTCATAATTTATCTAGGCTATATATTTAAACACTTGATTGTGTTGGTATTACGAGTCAATCAGACACTAACTTGGTTGAgtaatgaaaaaaatattatacTTCATAAAGTAAATTGTATTATTTTGAGGGCATTTTATCATTTTACATCTTCAACATAGAAAAAGATACACACACAATAAGAAGTCATAATGACTTATTTGGCCTTCtaactttacaaaaaaattaattttagccCTTCATTATAATTTTCACcttttagcccttaaacttgtgttttttattATCAAATCAATCTAAAATGGATGGAAAAGTTAATAATTTTAACTTTGCTAACATGGATTGCCACGTGGATAACAtgtcaacatttaattatttttaatttttaaaaatttaaaaatatataaaaattatttttaaaaattataaaaatatttttttaattttaaaattaattaaatgttaactTGTCATTCACGTGCATAACAAAAGTaatgttaataaaaataaatttttctattaattttagagtgatttgataaaatttataaatttataaaattaaatagagagttaaaagtaaatttttttgaGTTAGTGTGAAAAAAAATCATTAGGCAACCTTACTTTTCACATTTGTGTTTATCATTCAACAAAACCCcatttattatttgattcaatattttattaatatatttattttatagttttaattTTTCAGCCTAGCACAATAATTTATAAATGTATCTATAAATGCTTGTAGCTTGCAGCTTGCTCCATGCTCACCGGGATTATCGAAGTCGCATGGCATCATCCATTATCATTCCCTGGATTTTCTACATTCAAATCTTAACCATCAGTTCTAAAGCTATAGATGCAGTGCCTGCTATAATCGTCTTCGGAGATTCATCTATTGATACGGGTAATAACAATTACCTCCCAACATTTGCCAAGTGCAATTTCGAGCCTTATGGCCGTGATTTTCCCGGTGGCACCCCCACCGGTCGTTTCTGCAATGGCCGGCTTCCTCCAGATTTCGTATCCGAGGGCTTAGGGCTCAAATCTATCGTCCCGGCTTACTTGGACCCTACCTTTAACATCTCTGACTTCGCCACTGGTGTTTGCTTTGGTTCTTCAGGAACTGGCTACGACAACTCTACAGCTGCTATACTGGTAATTCAATGAACTTATATGCcattaaaaaaaaacacaaactTATATGTCATTAAACGCTTTAACCCTTTGACTGACTATGTATTTGACAGAAAGTGTTTACTTTATGGAAAGAAGTGGAATTCTTCAAGGATTACCAAACCAAACTACGAGCCTATCTTGGTGATGAAAAGGCGAATGAGGTAATCTCCGAGGCCTTATATATCATAAGCGTAGGGACCAATGATTTCCTCATAAACTACTATAACTTTCCTCAAAGGAGGACCCAATTCACCATTCCAAAATACGAGGATTTCCTCATCGGCAATGCTGAGGATTTCATTAGGAAAATTTACAGTCTGGGAGCTCGGAAGTTGTCCCTGACGGGACTCCCACCGATGGGGTGTTTGCCACTGCAAAGAACGTTGAACCGAAAAAACCCTCATAGCTGCTCGGAGGAACGCAATAAAGTTGCTTTCGAGTTCAATGAAAAGTTAAAAGCTTCGGTGGTAAAGCTGATGATCGAACTTCCAGGATTAAAAGTGTTGTACGTAGatgtttatgagttcctttcgCGGTTGATCACACGACCCTCCAGATACGGTAAGTTTTTAATGGACACACATTTGAATATGTATGGTATAAGGTGGGATAAAGACTGAAGTTTGTTGGCTGAGTGACAGGATTTGAGGTTGCAGAAGCGGCATGTTGTGGAACAGGGCGGTTTGAGACGGGGGTACTGTGCAATCGCCTTACTCCACACACCTGTTTAGATGCAGACAAGTATGTATTTTGGGATGCCTTTCATCCCTCCGAAAGAGCAAACAAGATAATGTCAGATGAACTGCTTCCTTCCCTCAAACTAGCGTTTCTATGATCTCCTCCAATTATTCGGCAATGGCCAATTTCTTCCAACTCCAATACGCGAGGCATTGTATGGCAATAAATTGAGAGTGAATTTGTGTAGGTGACtcgtaaatttttaatttttagtgaaagcaTGTGGGATTTTTATGTATTCCTTTATGAATAAAAATAAGTAATTTGACTGTCCATAATGGTACTATGATTTTCAACGACCAACTGCTAAATTCAGTGCATGATTAAGATTTAATGcttcaaataattttaatattatttgttacGATTAatactttgaattttttttattagaaTTAGTTTGGGAGTTCAACCTATATTTGTTAAGGTCCGAAATCTCTGCTCAAATTGTTTTCAATTGTCGATTGATCTGATAAATATACCAATCCATATTAACGTCCTTCACAAAGCAACAAAAAACAATCCATCATAGTCATAAGAAATCAACAAGTTGGTTGGTGAAATATGTAGAGTCATGCATGAAAAAGGGTAGTTCCTACGGTAAAAATAGGGTGCAAATAAAGCATAAATGGCGATGAGGAGAAGAGATTGGGGGTGCATCTGACCGGCCAACTTAGCCAATAGAAGGGAAGTATAGTGGAGGTGAAGTCATTTCATGCCTCTCTTCAATTTCCGAAGCCGTCCTCTGCTTAATCATGTGTGTAAATCTCGAGGGGTGAGCAGGTCAGTGATGTGGTCCTTGTGGCAGTCACTTTCGTTTTGGATTGCGAACTTTGTGTACAATTTTAAGGTACTTTAAAATGGGTGGTGCGTTTATTATAGTTAAAACCAATTATCacgattaaattaattattatactttaaaaatttcatcccaCCACCGTCACTATCTATTCAAAAATCCCTTATTTATCTGAGTTCCTCCTCCCGACTTCACAAGGTGAGGTGAGGATTTGGACGTCAAACcaccgaaaaaaaaaaaatttcttatgGCTACTTCTTACTTCTTGGTAACATTTTAGCTTAATTATATgctaattagtttaaataatatGGTctaatttaaaggaaaaaaattattttaataattttaaattatatctatttaattaaatattgatgGATATACTAAATTAAAAGTTAGTCATTATAAATTAATCCTCTTTACTTATTAAGTTTCAATACttaatatacatataaaaattataattttcattATACAGGGTTTTTGTAATTAAACAAAGAGATTAAGAGGAGAAATTAATTTATCAAATGTTCATCATCAAATTTATTGATTAACTCTAATCCcgcattaaataatttttaaacttaTGAAAATTGTATTATTCAAAAgagtaattttagattaaaatattttaaataggatgattataaatatatatgattttctGAGTAAGAGAATCAATAACCCTTTCTAATAAGGGATTCAAACTAAACTTAAGATGAATGTCCACTTGAAATACGTTTGAAATTAGtgcattattttttattttatgattaatgAAAGTAATAAATCTCATCACATTCAAAAACAATTCTCatgaaaaaattaaatatcaTGAGTTGATTATATATTTACACTATTGTTGACgtgaaaaaatataatatttggtatttgagatgaattttttaaaatgtgGTACTTAAATTTTCTTTGGGGTCTTATTTAGTACTTAAATTTagcatttttttaatttggtacctaaattttTTAGGTTTAATTTGGCACCTAAACTTATTAAATGTTATACAAATTACACAAGACACTATGATATTAAAACAAATGTTATGCTACAAAATATTGTCAATATTAGAGTAAATTCATGTTAAAAATTAAGTATTGAACttataaccttaatgaattaatattaaataagaaaaaaaaggagttttaaaactcaaattaaaaggaattcattattttcaattaataaaataattaaagtaattaaacttataaagtacaaaaaaatatcatattatcTGTCACATCTCAATCATACATTAATTATTTTTGCTACCTCATAAAAAATAGCATCATTAGTATATTGGAGTAATTTGTAAAACGTTTCACAAGTTCAAGTATCAaatcaaacaaacaaacaaacaaacaaaaaaagaaTAGGTATCAAATTAGGAAAAAGAGTTAAGTTTAGGTATCAAATTGGACCCCAAAAAAGATTAAGTACCAACTTAAGAAAAAGTATCAAGTTTAGGTACCAGATTAGAAAAAAGTGTCAAGTTCGACTATCAAATtggacaaaaaaatttaaataccaaattaaaaaaatattaaatttagatACTAAATGTtacattaaaaaattattaaagtcTAAAACCATGAAACCTTTTTGTTGGATTACATATCAGGTGGTGTCCCTCGATGACTTTCATGATGGCCGATATTTGTTATTAGGGTTAAATTAATTGATGCCTACATATCATAAATTGATTAAAGATAATGgtcataattttatttattattttattaatattttaagtaTTATGATTGGAATTGAGGACATATTATATTATGAGCATTTTAAGTATTTTACATAAATGGGATTAAAAGTTTTGTCCTCTCaagttgtaattttttaaaaaatttgatgtGTACGTGAATTTGTTAgttactaaagtgattaaattagaAAGTTTTATAGATTTCAATTAAATTATGCATGTGTAAGTTGTTAATATCTATGTAATTAGTTAAATGATTATGATGAAAAAGTAGATAGTTGACTTTCACTACTCATTAGAACTTGAATTTATCCAAAGGTGAAGTATTTATCTTAtgaatagtgaaaattatggtgacaaattaatatttttgttagATACATTTGACTGTCCAAAGACAACATGTATATTTGATGAAAATTATTTACTTGTCCATTAAGGTTATTAGTATTTATTCAGATGGTATATTGTAGTATCTACCCAAAGGAGAACTAGTATATACTTGGATTGTTTGCATATATTAATCAATATTTGAGCATTTATGTATTGTTTtgcttttatgtattattttgcaACTATTTCTATTCATTCATAAGCTTCATCTGTTCCTTTATTTAATAGGTTAAACTTCTCTGAATAGAGTGAACAAGTCAAGTTCCATTTAGGTGTTTTGGATTTTGACTTAGCACTATCAGAAGAAAAACTCGTTGCTATCACTAACTCAAGTAGTGAGGAAGATATGTTATAGCATAAACAATGGGAACGATCAAACAGGTTGAGCTTTGTATTTTTACGAATGACTATTGCCAACAATATTAAGGCCACCATTTCACAAACTGAAAGCACAAAAGCATATCTTATGCTTGTGGTAGAAAATTTTCATTCTTTGGATAAGTCACTCGGTACATTAATGGCACAACTCATCACCATGAAGTATGATAGGTTAAGGGGCATGCAAGAATGTATCATCGAGATGGCTAATATTGAAGCAAGGATAAAGACCTTGGGAATGATGGTGGATGACTCCTTTTTAGTATAGTTCATATTAAACTCTCTACGTCCAAATTATAGGCCATTCCAAATTAACTATAACACTATTAAAGATAAGTGAGATGTTAATGAATTGTCTAGTAAGCTCGTTCATGAGGAATCAAGATTAAAGAGTCAATAAAGTAATTCTATCAACCTTGTGGGTCAAAAAGCTAATGAAGGGCTTAACCAGTGAGATTAAGAAGAAGAAAAACTAATCTATGAATGTCCCTAATGGCGAGAAAAAAGAACGAATGGAAAATAAGTGTCACTTCTGTAAAGAAACTAAGACACTATTAGAAAGATTGCCAAAACGCAAAGCTTGGTTATGAAAGaaaagtaatttttatgtttctgtATGTTTCGAATCAAGCTTAATTAAAATTCCTAATAATACTTGGTGGTTTGAGTCCATTGCTACTACTCATGTATCCAACATGATGTAGGGATTCCTTTCAATCCAAACCACATATCGAACTAAAGATTTCCTATATATAGGGAACCATGAAGGCTTTGATTGAAGGCATCTAGACTTATCATTTGGTCTTGGATACTAGTTATCACTTAGacatatttcaatttatttaagaATAACATTGTTTTAGGTTCAGAAAACCTTATTGATGGTTTATATAATTTGAAACTTGATAATTTCTTTGTGGAATCCTTACTTGTTGATCATATTGTTAGAAAATTCCAATTTAGAAAACAATTTTCAGTCACAATGcaagtttaaaaaatttaaaaactgagttggtttgtgatatttataataataaacttTTTCCTAAAAAGTACATGTGATTTGTGTGAGACGGATCCGAAACGTTCCTAACTTTCAACTGAACGAACTTCTCCACTATCCTCACACCCTGAATCGCGTCGAGTGTGGGCTTGAGCAACACAAACCAAACACAAGACAAGAAACAATTTAATTACTTTCAATAGGAAAGTAATTCTCTCAATAAAAACTGGTAAAAATTGTAATTCCAAGAAACTTTTGTATATGAAACTTTCGTATAACAACTTATGTTAATCGCTATACCAATGACATCTATTTATAGAGAGAAATATGTGAATCCTAGTTAAATCAGTATAACatcaataatatttatttaatagtgATAAGCcataaaaataacatgtttttaatcccattcttgatgtgcttttggatgatttattatgtaaattagtgaatttgatgctcctaatactttaaattcatgtttctatactgaGGTGAACATTAGGGAGCGAAAGGAGCGAAAGATCCAAAATTGAGCAAAAAAAAGTTATTTCCAAGATCCACATAgcctgggcatttccacacgtgctggccacacgcctatgtgccagcccgtgtcgatttcgcaccctgtttcccaaacacgtggaaaaatctaatttttaggttttctgaacattctaaagtctataaatacatattagaagaATACACAAGGGAGGGAACACAAAGAAGAACGAAGAAAAGACTCGAAGAACGCCACCGGATTCATTTTAAAAGAGGATATCATTctagattgaagatctccattcaatttctttagaagttTTATTGGGTTTCATCATGTCTTATTGTTATTCTAACTTTGAGATGATGTTATTccaaattatgaactaaattccctagattcCTAGGGAaaatgaaacctatgatggatcttattatttgatttctaaattatatgataaatatttgattcttgttctcaattatgtacgcttatttcttgttttaatatttctgagatattgattcaagtttaatgtgcttattccagtggagcaaaagtctctatttaagagtagatcaagcataattaagtggagttgcatgcaatcctagaaataggacaacataaatctaccggattagagtcaaatctaataggggaatccatagatcgagttaatgcgacaataagggttttaattagaaagagatttcaattaatcaacctagagtcagttgttcttactctcaaaagagatattaacataatgtagggatttttacggatcaaggcacaagtgaataaatcgtttaaatcAGATTCaaaataataggtgaagtctaggtggattctctcctgggtattgtctatctcattggttataTTCGTTTATTTTTCCAATTCATTCTTTGTTACGTTCTTagaaattagtttagttaattttagattaaaaataatCATCCCATTTTAtcagctaaataatagaaaaacagtaattactagtacttttagtcctcgtggatacaatattccctactcaccatagctatactattgttcaataggtgCGATTGCCTTTGTTgtaattatagttagtttagtgacaatcaagtttttggcaccattgccggggactaaaatatcaagaacactcaatttttattgcattttatttttatttttatttttagtttaattcttattttctactttttttatttgcttctggcaggttcctttagtttatgactaaaaGAAACTCGTTGGGACCACTATTACTTGACAATGAGATTGAAAGTACAGCTCgaatgtaacagcctattttttagtgaaatcgaaatagtggtttcgggatcaaaAATCCaacccaaaaatataatttttattttattttattatatggtctataatatgatagacatgtcgtgtgaaaaatttgatacggatattttatcaattaagtgtttatttacgagaaggactaaatagcataaaatgcgaaagttgaattctagtagctataaggattaaatagctatggaattcaaatctagatgtccttatgtggtaattagaccattaagaaaagtatgtagattttcttAGTGACTTATCcatagaaatatagaaaaagggtaaggactaaattagaaatagtaaaatatttaattaattaaaagataataaaaagaaatatcatcttattttgtcatcttcaaccttaaaaatacatggaaaccctaggagagagagaggaAACTTTCaaagcctaattgggtaagttttcttgacCCGTTTTTAGtacttttgatatttttgaaatcgggatagcttaatctatctatttgaggcATCATTTTGAAGAGTTATCAAATTATGGAAAATGAGTCATGGATGTacatgctgaaaattagaaaattatggtagaaaatgagaggttgttgatagataaacaacttttgcaaagtgatttttgatgaaaatatgatttagggactaaaatgtaaagttatgaaatttgatgaaaaattctaaatttttatgaatacatgtgctgtaaattttgaaatggggctttggttaggcttggaatagggagtaaactgcacaagtttcattttttgagcctagggacgaaattggaatttatggaaaaagttataggcaaaatggtaatttttcgtaggacataaattgagtccataTGAGTATAAAAAATGCGAAATTGATGATTTAAGCTATTTATCTAAATCCAAacaacacaaatttgaggttagatcgaggaaaagaaaatatttcagattagtagatttaatacgcgaacaagtgtcatggtaagttcgtgtaacttaatcgagcatgtaattatgttaattgaatgttgtgtttgtatataACATAATTCATATTGATGTGCATTACTTGTATACTATAATGATAAATTGAATACATGCTTGTAATGGTgaaaaaagggttaagtcccaattgaatattgaattccgatgaatatatgcGCTTTCTCGAAATGAATAAggccctgcatttgttgcggacgggatttagctcagacgagtagcCCTATTGACCttattatataaaggatttagcccagacgggtaatctcgACAcgatacctctcgagtatacattACGATTAGgttttagcctagactggtaatcttaatcgagctcttttgagcatacgttatataaaagatttaccttggactggtaatcctgttatacgatatgtggctcgagagtgcgTTCCTTGATTaaatgccctaatgggtacccttgaataagaaattgacggattattgaatcgtacacctcgagtgtactacttgagtatccatcggaatttcaatggttcaacggacataaaactcttgagatggtatgagaattatgagatgaaatgataatgtcttgaaagaatattgtaTGATGAGCtaatctatgtttacttgatcgatatgaagattttggtgactaacatgtttgattaagtgcatgtgtttaggcaattttgctaatggatggaaaacttgttattatatacttagatttaataaacgagattggtaagtttagtttccgttatacaaacttacgaagcatgtaatgcttactcctttaATTTTCCCCTgtcttatagtgctcggaagctcgtgaaggttggagatcattggagcatcgtcacactatcaactagtcatttttgGTATacttcattttggtataatggcatgtatagaaaaacTTAACCATTAGTGGATTGATAATGATttatttgtaatctagccattggaatggctagcaatggttgttttgatatacttgtaaggtcatgctatggtagctacatatatgttaggtagtgatcaaatgatgttaatgcctaagttaaatTAAGGTAAGTTATAAACACTTGTGCTTGAAATGATATACCTTGTTGAATGATGAAGTTTGTTAAATTTGAATGCTTCGAATGGTTGGTATTtgttgtgtgtttcaagtgcaggtcttgggtgaaattttgggtgagaaatgaagctagaaatggctttattttgtctacatgggcagacacacgagcgtatatctagaccgtatgtgacacacagtcgagtacatgggcgtgtagtcaggccgtatgtcccctgcaccataattttgagaaataaaatgctcagaattgagcacatgggtagagacacgggcatgtatctcagccgtgtgagccacacggcctagaacacgggcatatATCTTCgcagtgtgaaacctgcacctaatttcaaattaaattaattaaccacacgggcgtgtggcatggccatgtgtgcaagtgagaaagttacatggggtcgaacacggcctctaaCACGGAGGTGTCCTAGGGTTACATgcgcgtgtcccttggaccacacgggtgtcTGAGCCCTGTACCTTAGAAAAATTTTGTActttcgtgaaaaattcttagaagttctgattaagtcccgactcgttTCTAATTCTAGTATTGGGTcttgagggtccatttaagggacattataAATATtctcggttaatgaatagtaacTTACATGAATTATCCGTAAATGTTTCTGAATattctagtaatgctccgtaatcctattccagtgacggatacaggttaggggtgttacatcacaaAAATCATAGAGAAGCAGTGTCAACAGAGTATAGTAGAAGAGTAAGAGGAGGTTATTATTATCACTGAGGAGATGGtgataatcagaataatcagTTACCTCTTGTGGTTGCTGTGAATCCTGCAAATCCAAATCCTAATCTTCGTACTATGTACGACTATGCCAAGCCAACTCTAACTGGGGCTAAATCGAGTATTGTGAGACCCACTATTACTGCGAATAACTTCAAACTGAAGCCGAACACcattcagatgatacaacaatttgttcagttcgatggtttgcaagacgaagatccaaatactcatttggctgaCTTTCTGAAAGTATGTGAAACTTTCAAAATAAATGGTGTTTCTGACGATGTTATTTGCCTCTTGTTATTCCCTTTCTCATTGAAGAATAaaactaaacagtggttgaactgcTTACCACGAGGTTTTATCACTACATGGGaccaaatgaccgagaaattccTATTGAAGTACTTTCCACTGGCTAAAATAGTTGAGCTGAGGAATGATAGAccttatatgatgcatgggagaggtataaaGATCTATTGAGaatgtgccctcaccatgggttacttttatggctataggttcaaaccatctacaacggtttgaatccctcaactaggTAGTTAATCAATGCAGCAGTCAGTGGTACCCTGAACAATAAGACACCTGAagcggcttatgaatttatagaggagatggcactaaataattatcagtggcaagtcatgtgGATAAAGCCTAATAGAGCAACTGGTGTTTTTAATATAGATgcagtcaccatgttatcaaatcaggtagaacaattaaataagaaaattgatggtttatgtgTTTTTACGAAGGTACATCCGGTAATGCAATGCGATACAAATGGAGGAAGAACAAACAATCCAGAATATTTACCTTACAGTCCTAGCACAGAGAATGAGTaaatcaactatatgggtaataatactagacctcagaataatccttacagtaacacttataatgcaggttggaggaaccatcttAATTTTCTTAGGGTGGTTAAGGAAATCAAAGACGACAACCCCCTCTAGGCtttcaacaacaaccttaccaacaagagaaaaagtcaaaccttgaggagatattGAAAAATTTTACTTTGGTGTCAGAAACCCGCTTCCAAAACACCAAAATAGCACTtgaaaatcaacaagcatcgattcaagggcttGAGAACCAAATCGGTCAACTTGTGAAGTTGATTTCAGAACGACCACAAGATAGCTTGCTTAGTAATACCAAAAGTAACCCAAATGAGCAACTTCATACAATTATTGtgcgagatgaagaagggttagttgaatctaaACCAGAACCGAGTCAAGAAAGTGTGGTAAGTAAAAGTAAGTTAGAGGTAAGCCAGAATGAACAAAAACCAGTTGGTAAGAAATATAAACCTAGAGTTCCATATTTAAATGCAACGGAGAAAGACCACActaatgaacaatttggtaaatttcttaaacctttaaaaaaattgcatattaacttatTGTTTATTAAAGCTTTTCGCAGATGCctaattttgttaaattttaaaggagcttttggcAAATAAATGGAAGTCAGATGAttcgtcgcatgtggagctaaatgtagTTTTCTCAGCCAtattacaaaataaactacccaacaaattgaaagatccagagagttttactattcattgtttaattggtagtttacaTGTTAATAatactttggctgatttaggggctagtattaatgccatgccctataaaatgtttaaacaattaggtcttgggaaatacaaacaaactaggatgagtattcaattaacagatagaaccattagatttcctaaggtattattgaagacatacttgtaaaaattgataaattcatattcctagttgatttcattattttagacatggatgaggatagcaacatacctttgattttaggtcagccctttttagcaactgccagaactattattgatgttggtacatgTGAATTAATACTACGTGTACGTGATGGCACGATTACtctccaagctcgtgattctgcTAAGATATCCAGTGATCGAGATGATGATACGAGTTCATATGAATAACATTGTGGCTCAAACTTCTTTTTAGGAAACCCCTCAAAAAAATGTGATAGAGCTACGTTCCAATCTATGTGACAGAAACAGAATGACTAATGAAGAAAAAATGTTAcaaatcgatgaactagatgaatggcagacataTGTCAAGAAGAAACCAAGAAAACACGATGAAGAGCCAAAGCGATGCCATGATGAGCATGTGGATAGAACTAACCAATTTAAGATTGGAGACAAGGTACTTCTAGATAAAACGGATTCTCGAATTACCACTTCAGAGCTTGATGCAAAAGGATCGAACCATTTATGGTACTAAATGTCTTCC belongs to Gossypium arboreum isolate Shixiya-1 chromosome 7, ASM2569848v2, whole genome shotgun sequence and includes:
- the LOC108484042 gene encoding GDSL esterase/lipase At2g42990-like; translation: MASSIIIPWIFYIQILTISSKAIDAVPAIIVFGDSSIDTGNNNYLPTFAKCNFEPYGRDFPGGTPTGRFCNGRLPPDFVSEGLGLKSIVPAYLDPTFNISDFATGVCFGSSGTGYDNSTAAILKVFTLWKEVEFFKDYQTKLRAYLGDEKANEVISEALYIISVGTNDFLINYYNFPQRRTQFTIPKYEDFLIGNAEDFIRKIYSLGARKLSLTGLPPMGCLPLQRTLNRKNPHSCSEERNKVAFEFNEKLKASVVKLMIELPGLKVLYVDVYEFLSRLITRPSRYGFEVAEAACCGTGRFETGVLCNRLTPHTCLDADKYVFWDAFHPSERANKIMSDELLPSLKLAFL